The DNA sequence CACTGACCCGGCATGACCTCGGCGTTGATGCCGCTGATCTTGAGGCCGGCCATGATGCACGCCTCGAGGTGCTCCTCGATGAGCTCGCGACCCATGACGTTGCTCGCACCGGTGCCGCAGTAGTACGGGCCCTGGGGACCAGGGTAGCCGTTCTCCGGGAAGCCGTAGGGCCGCCCGTTCTTCATGAGCGTGTACTCCTGCTCCATGCCGTACCAGGCCTCCTGGGCCTTGTGCTTCTCTTCGGCGGCGGCGCAGGCGGCGCGGGTGTTGGACGGGTGGACGGATCCGTCGGCCGAGTAGACGTCGCACACGACCAGGATGTCGCCCTCGGCGCGGAGGGGGTCCGGGCACGTGAAGACGGGACGCAGGATGCAGTCGGAGCGGTCGCCCGTCGCCTGGTTCGTGCTGGAGCCGTCGAAACCCCACTCGGGCGGGGTGTCGCCCTCGTCCATGACCTTGGTCTTGGAACGGAGGAGGGGGGTCGGCTCGGTGCCGTCGATCCAAATGTACTCAGCCCTGATCTTAGCCATCGAAATTCTCCGATTCGAAGAGCGGGGGAATCCCGCCCGGTGCGCGTGATGTGTCCTCGCGAGGCGTCGGCTGGAAGCCCGACGTGGGGTCTCGCTCGATGTCCGCTGGGGTTATAGCTGGATCATTGTTTCGGGAGTGTTTCGTCTCGCTTTCGGCGA is a window from the Sandaracinaceae bacterium genome containing:
- a CDS encoding glutamine synthetase beta-grasp domain-containing protein, producing the protein MAKIRAEYIWIDGTEPTPLLRSKTKVMDEGDTPPEWGFDGSSTNQATGDRSDCILRPVFTCPDPLRAEGDILVVCDVYSADGSVHPSNTRAACAAAEEKHKAQEAWYGMEQEYTLMKNGRPYGFPENGYPGPQGPYYCGTGASNVMGRELIEEHLEACIMAGLKISGINAEVMPGQWEFQIGPAGPTEVGDHMTVARYLLCRMAENYGVDASFDAKPARGDWNGAGCHTNFSTKAMREPGGWDVIIAACEKLGQPEKIKLHIANYGHDIESRLTGKHETCSYKEFKYGVSDRGASIRIPLATKLQGYGYLEDRRPNANMDPYTVARLLLETTCD